The Salvia miltiorrhiza cultivar Shanhuang (shh) chromosome 1, IMPLAD_Smil_shh, whole genome shotgun sequence genome has a window encoding:
- the LOC131019633 gene encoding UDP-glucosyltransferase 29-like: MHPPRVQNPNPFISLKYTIEDHQFYQKQKKKKKRWMDTRSKSMRVVMFPWLAHGHISPFLELAKSLAKRNFVTYICSSQINLDFIKADLSPKDSISIKLVELHIAATPELPPPLHTTNGLPPHLMAPLKRALDQARPSFSTLLTTLKPDLLLYDFLQPWAPEAAPNIPAVLFYPAGAAAFSLLAHHWFGNPSDHYPFPAIYFRENEHSLFDRLVNSAGTDTADHLRVQDCIRRSSEIVLIKTFREIEGKYVHLLSELTRKKFVPVGPLVQEIGQTAEKKENEEMIMEWLDRRDRRSTVFASFGSEYFLSESEVEEIAHGLEMSGVSFLWVVRFPAGERRTVGEKLPEGFLERVGERGMVVEGWAPQRRILSRPSVGGFMSHCGWSSVMEGAYCGVPIIAVPMHLDQPLNARLVEEVGIGEEVVRLEREEVARVVRKVVVERSGEGVRRRAAEMGERMREKGEAEVDGVVEEVVRLCRKDRFNLDSENSMERLDVMAEENTQRMLSENT; the protein is encoded by the coding sequence ATGCACCCACCACGTGTCCAAAATCCAAACCCCTTTATATCCCTTAAATACACGATTGAAGATCATCAATTTTACcaaaaacaaaagaagaaaaaaaaaaggtggatGGATACAAGAAGTAAAAGCATGAGAGTTGTAATGTTCCCATGGCTTGCCCATGGCCACATCTCACCATTCTTAGAGCTCGCCAAATCCTTAGCAAAACGAAACTTCGTCACCTACATTTGTTCCTCCCAAATCAACCTCGACTTCATCAAAGCAGACCTCTCTCCCAAGGACTCCATCTCCATCAAGCTCGTGGAGCTCCACATCGCCGCCACCCCGGAGCTCCCGCCACCGCTCCACACTACCAACGGCCTCCCGCCCCACCTCATGGCGCCCCTCAAGCGGGCCCTCGACCAGGCCCGGCCCTCCTTCTCCACCCTCCTCACCACCCTCAAGCCCGACCTCCTCCTCTACGACTTCCTCCAGCCCTGGGCCCCCGAGGCCGCCCCCAACATCCCGGCGGTTCTCTTCTACcccgccggcgccgccgccttTTCTCTCCTTGCGCACCACTGGTTCGGAAATCCATCCGATCACTACCCCTTCCCGGCGATATACTTCCGGGAGAACGAGCACTCGCTGTTCGACCGCTTGGTCAATTCCGCCGGCACCGACACCGCCGATCACCTTAGGGTGCAGGATTGCATCCGGCGATCGTCGGAGATTGTATTAATCAAGACGTTTCGAGAGATCGAAGGCAAATACGTACATCTTTTGTCAGAATTGACGCggaagaaattcgtgccggtgGGCCCTCTGGTCCAAGAGATAGGGCAAACTGCGGAGAAGAAAGAGAATGAAGAGATGATCATGGAGTGGCTAGATCGGAGAGATCGGCGCTCGACGGTGTTCGCCTCATTTGGAAGCGAGTATTTCTTGTCGGAGAGCGAGGTTGAGGAGATAGCTCACGGGCTGGAAATGAGCGGGGTTAGCTTCTTGTGGGTGGTTAGGTTTCCGGCGGGGGAGAGGCGCACGGTGGGGGAGAAGCTGCCGGAGGGGTTTCTGGAGAGGGTCGGGGAGAGGGGGATGGTGGTGGAGGGGTGGGCGCCGCAGCGGCGGATACTGTCGCGGCCGAGCGTAGGGGGGTTCATGAGCCACTGCGGGTGGAGCTCGGTGATGGAAGGGGCGTATTGCGGCGTGCCGATTATAGCGGTGCCGATGCATTTGGACCAACCGCTGAACGCGAGGCTGGTGGAGGAGGTGGGGATCGGGGAGGAGGTGGTGAGGTTGGAGAGGGAGGAGGTGGCGAGGGTGGTGAGGAAGGTGGTGGTGGAGAGGAGTGGGGAGGGGGTGCGGCGGAGGGCGGCGGAGATGGGAGAGAGGATGAGGGAGAAAGGGGAGGCGGAGGTGGATGGggtggtggaggaggtggtGAGGTTGTGTAGGAAAGACAGATTTAATCTCGACTCCGAGAATTCGATGGAGAGGTTGGACGTTATGGCCGAGGAGAATACACAAAGAATGTTGAGTGAAAATACATGA